The Daucus carota subsp. sativus chromosome 9, DH1 v3.0, whole genome shotgun sequence genome window below encodes:
- the LOC108202498 gene encoding disease resistance protein RUN1-like isoform X2, with amino-acid sequence MLKLKSVDSSSGKYRDDEEIQRGEAIKSELEEGIQESRSWIVVFSENYAFSSWCLDELVMILKCRDNTKRLLLPIFYHVDPSDVRKQSGCISEALCEHEKKFQREVNDTKRKDLMDKLKLWRAALAQVGNLGGMTLQNETNGYESKFIQKIVNVVNDKVNHDILSITHHLVGINASTQAINLWIRNGSTDVEVFALYGIGGVGKTTIAKYVYNTNFQLFEGHSFIESIREYSERSDGIVCLQRQLLSDISKGKAPTINSLNDGIRKIKAAVCSRKLLVVLDDVDQAEQLDAIFGMREWFYPGSKIILTTRNVALLEAHEPCTRHDVQTLNLMDSLELFSWHAFGDSLPPEHYKEHSKRILEQCQGLPLALKVIGASLHGKKVDVWKSAIEKLEVIPHSNVQKILRISYDSLQDDHDRDLFLEIACFYNGEAKSWVVGVLDECNYYTIIGIENLIDRCLLKIENEKLRMHHSIQSMGREIICQQSRREPGKRSRLWYYKDSLEVLANEMGSGAIEGLSLDLNMTSTYQNELNTTAFSMMHNLRLLKLNNVRLGGGYKQFPKKLKWLSWKNFSSRCLPDGFPLSSLVAIEMQSSKLEKLVHRDMLLRSLKFLNLSHCHDLVETPNFATLCVLEQLILEDCVSLVEIDESIRMAEGLVLLDLKDCKLLKGLPKNICMLKYLETLIISGCSNLGMHPVDKRKMESLKVFIANGIDFGNSRIGPPLSLTSLPCNYITRLSLVNCNLHDNAFPTDFCFTSSMEFLSLSRNPIRFLPDCFKGLKRLGLLQLIKCNRLQVLDLPCKIETLSAFDCPLLEKIISNEPSSHFEKYYSPFLCKKLTEMDTKFKIVPIGKIDKNFISKCGIDDVEAKKIMQIKLFNNFTGIITKCPIQGIFQDLFNGKAFSIFYPGNNVPDVFTSQRNSSAVSFTVSHSKLRYLNTCIVYNFNTKHHNLLRNLAIMQRFFLILNNRTKDKIIIYGPACHGISEGVEYTTWLSHWKLGSHEAGPGDEISISVYNRDDADTIFEVKEIGFNLGYEEAGVDSACDDTCQFVISVKQQPSEYHGTTQLYFLGDHGVHADSLMKKILL; translated from the exons ATGCTGAAACTGAAATCAGTAGATTCATCATCTGGAAAGTACAG AGATGATGAGGAGATTCAGAGGGGAGAGGCTATTAAATCTGAATTAGAAGAAGGTATCCAGGAGTCTAGAAGTTGGATAGTTGTATTCTCAGAGAACTATGCATTCTCCAGTTGGTGCCTTGACGAACTTGTGATGATTCTCAAATGCAGGGACAACACAAAACGTCTCCTACTGCCTATATTTTACCATGTTGACCCGTCTGATGTTCGCAAACAATCTGGCTGCATCTCTGAAGCATTATGTGAACATGAAAAGAAGTTTCAGAGGGAAGTGAATGATACAAAGAGGAAAGATTTGATGGATAAATTGAAACTATGGAGGGCTGCTCTTGCTCAGGTTGGCAACTTAGGAGGCATGACTTTGCAGAACGAAACAAATGG GTACGAATCaaaatttattcagaaaatagtCAATGTCGTCAATGATAAGGTGAATCATGACATCTTAAGTATCACACACCATCTTGTTGGAATTAATGCTTCAACACAAGCCATTAATTTATGGATAAGAAATGGTTCCACCGACGTGGAAGTGTTTGCATTGTATGGTATCGGTGGAGTGGGAAAGACAACCATTGCCAAATATGTTTACAACACGAACTTCCAGCTATTTGAAGGTCACAGTTTTATAGAAAGCATAAGAGAATATTCTGAACGGTCTGATGGTATAGTGTGTTTACAAAGACAACTTCTTTCAGATATTTCCAAGGGAAAGGCACCAACAATCAACAGTCTTAATGATGGTATTCGCAAGATAAAAGCTGCCGTTTGTAGTAGGAAATTGCTGGTAGTCTTAGATGATGTTGATCAGGCTGAACAATTAGATGCAATCTTTGGAATGCGAGAGTGGTTTTACCCGGGAAGCAAAATTATTCTTACAACTCGGAATGTGGCTTTGCTTGAAGCTCATGAACCTTGTACAAGACATGATGTTCAAACACTGAACCTTATGGATTCTTTGGAGTTGTTCAGCTGGCATGCATTTGGAGACAGTCTTCCCCCAGAGCACTACAAAGAGCACTCAAAGAGGATATTAGAACAATGTCAAGGTCTTCCTTTAGCCCTTAAAGTTATTGGTGCTTCTCTACATGGCAAGAAGGTGGATGTTTGGAAGAGTGCAATAGAGAAATTGGAAGTTATTCCTCACTCCAATGTCCAGAAGATATTGCGAATAAGCTACGATTCCTTGCAAGATGACCATGACAGAGATTTGTTTCTTGAGATTGCCTGTTTCTATAATGGGGAGGCCAAGTCGTGGGTGGTTGGGGTATTGGATGAATGCAATTATTACACGATAATTGGAATTGAAAATCTGATTGATAGATGtctgttaaaaattgaaaatgaaaagcTCAGAATGCATCACTCAATCCAGAGCATGGGCAGAGAAATTATTTGTCAGCAATCACGTAGAGAACCAGGGAAGCGGAGTAGACTTTGGTATTATAAAGACTCCCTTGAAGTACTAGCGAATGAAATG GGGTCTGGAGCTATTGAAGGCCTATCGCTAGACTTGAACATGACTAGTACATATCAGAATGAGTTAAATACAACAGCTTTTTCCATGATGCACAATCTCAGACTACTTAAGCTCAATAATGTGCGGCTAGGTGGAGGTTACAAACAATTCCCTAAAAAATTGAAATGGTTATCTTGGAAAAATTTCTCCTCAAGATGTTTACCGGATGGCTTCCCTTTGAGCAGCTTAGTTGCAATCGAAATGCAAAGTAGTAAGTTGGAAAAATTGGTTCACAGAGACATG CTACTCAGATCACTGAAGTTTCTAAATTTGAGCCACTGCCATGACCTTGTTGAAACTCCCAACTTTGCTACACTTTGTGTTCTGGAGCAATTGATCCTTGAAGATTGTGTGAGTTTAGTCGAGATTGATGAATCTATTAGAATGGCTGAAGGACTTGTCTTGTTGGATTTAAAGGACTGCAAACTTTTGAAGGGGCTtccaaaaaatatatgcatGCTAAAGTATCTGGAAACACTGATCATCTCAGGTTGTTCAAATCTTGGAATGCACCCTGTAGATAAGAGAAAAATGGAATCCTTGAAAGTTTTTATTGCTAATGGAATTGATTTCGGTAATTCAAGAATAGGTCCCCCATTATCATTGACTTCTTTACCATGCAACTACATTACTAGATTGAGTTTGGTAAATTGCAATCTACATGATAATGCTTTCCCCACGGATTTCTGTTTCACATCGTCAATGGAGTTCTTAAGCTTGAGTCGGAACCCAATCCGCTTCCTACCAGATTGCTTTAAAGGTCTGAAAAGACTCGGGCTTCTACAATTGATTAAATGCAACCGGCTTCAAGTGCTTGATTTACCATGCAAAATTGAGACACTTTCGGCTTTTGACTGCCCATTATTGGAGAAAATCATATCCAATGAGCCAAGCTcacattttgaaaaatattactcTCCGTTCCTATGCAAGAAGCTAACTGAAATGGACACCAAATTCAAGATTGTACCAATCGGAAAAATAGATAAGAATTTTATCAGCAAATGTGGTATCGATGATGTGGAAGCCAAGAAAATAATGCAGATAAAGTTATTCAATAACTTCACTGGTATCATCACAAAATGTCCAATCCAG GGAATATTTCAGGATTTGTTTAACGGCAAGGCATTCAGCATTTTTTACCCTGGAAACAATGTTCCAGATGTTTTCACAAGTCAACGCAACTCATCTGCGGTGTCCTTTACTGTATCTCATTCTAAACTCAGATATTTAAACACCTGCATCGTGTACAATTTCAACACAAAACACCATAATCTCTTAAGGAACCTTGCGATAATGCAAAGATTCTTTCTGATACTCAACAACAGGACCAAGgataaaataatcatatatgGTCCAGCCTGTCATGGCATTTCTGAGGGAGTTGAATATACAACATGGTTAAGCCATTGGAAATTGGGTAGTCACGAGGCAGGACCTGGAGACGAGATTAGTATTTCAGTATATAATAGAGATGATGCTGATACCATTTTTGAGGTGAAAGAGATTGGCTTCAATCTTGGGTACGAAGAGGCAGGTGTCGATTCAGCCTGTGATGATACTTGTCAGTTTGTCATATCTGTCAAACAACAGCCATCAGAATATCACGGAACAACACAGCTATACTTTCTTGGTGATCACGGAGTACATGCTGATAGTCTAATGAAGAAAATATTACTCTGA
- the LOC108202498 gene encoding disease resistance protein RUN1-like isoform X1 — protein sequence MLKLKSVDSSSGKYRYDVFMSFRGEDTRKTFTDHLYTALLSEGLITFRDDEEIQRGEAIKSELEEGIQESRSWIVVFSENYAFSSWCLDELVMILKCRDNTKRLLLPIFYHVDPSDVRKQSGCISEALCEHEKKFQREVNDTKRKDLMDKLKLWRAALAQVGNLGGMTLQNETNGYESKFIQKIVNVVNDKVNHDILSITHHLVGINASTQAINLWIRNGSTDVEVFALYGIGGVGKTTIAKYVYNTNFQLFEGHSFIESIREYSERSDGIVCLQRQLLSDISKGKAPTINSLNDGIRKIKAAVCSRKLLVVLDDVDQAEQLDAIFGMREWFYPGSKIILTTRNVALLEAHEPCTRHDVQTLNLMDSLELFSWHAFGDSLPPEHYKEHSKRILEQCQGLPLALKVIGASLHGKKVDVWKSAIEKLEVIPHSNVQKILRISYDSLQDDHDRDLFLEIACFYNGEAKSWVVGVLDECNYYTIIGIENLIDRCLLKIENEKLRMHHSIQSMGREIICQQSRREPGKRSRLWYYKDSLEVLANEMGSGAIEGLSLDLNMTSTYQNELNTTAFSMMHNLRLLKLNNVRLGGGYKQFPKKLKWLSWKNFSSRCLPDGFPLSSLVAIEMQSSKLEKLVHRDMLLRSLKFLNLSHCHDLVETPNFATLCVLEQLILEDCVSLVEIDESIRMAEGLVLLDLKDCKLLKGLPKNICMLKYLETLIISGCSNLGMHPVDKRKMESLKVFIANGIDFGNSRIGPPLSLTSLPCNYITRLSLVNCNLHDNAFPTDFCFTSSMEFLSLSRNPIRFLPDCFKGLKRLGLLQLIKCNRLQVLDLPCKIETLSAFDCPLLEKIISNEPSSHFEKYYSPFLCKKLTEMDTKFKIVPIGKIDKNFISKCGIDDVEAKKIMQIKLFNNFTGIITKCPIQGIFQDLFNGKAFSIFYPGNNVPDVFTSQRNSSAVSFTVSHSKLRYLNTCIVYNFNTKHHNLLRNLAIMQRFFLILNNRTKDKIIIYGPACHGISEGVEYTTWLSHWKLGSHEAGPGDEISISVYNRDDADTIFEVKEIGFNLGYEEAGVDSACDDTCQFVISVKQQPSEYHGTTQLYFLGDHGVHADSLMKKILL from the exons ATGCTGAAACTGAAATCAGTAGATTCATCATCTGGAAAGTACAGGTATGATGTTTTCATGAGTTTTAGGGGGGAAGATACCCGCAAAACTTTTACGGATCACCTCTACACTGCTCTACTAAGTGAAGGTTTAATCACCTTCAGAGATGATGAGGAGATTCAGAGGGGAGAGGCTATTAAATCTGAATTAGAAGAAGGTATCCAGGAGTCTAGAAGTTGGATAGTTGTATTCTCAGAGAACTATGCATTCTCCAGTTGGTGCCTTGACGAACTTGTGATGATTCTCAAATGCAGGGACAACACAAAACGTCTCCTACTGCCTATATTTTACCATGTTGACCCGTCTGATGTTCGCAAACAATCTGGCTGCATCTCTGAAGCATTATGTGAACATGAAAAGAAGTTTCAGAGGGAAGTGAATGATACAAAGAGGAAAGATTTGATGGATAAATTGAAACTATGGAGGGCTGCTCTTGCTCAGGTTGGCAACTTAGGAGGCATGACTTTGCAGAACGAAACAAATGG GTACGAATCaaaatttattcagaaaatagtCAATGTCGTCAATGATAAGGTGAATCATGACATCTTAAGTATCACACACCATCTTGTTGGAATTAATGCTTCAACACAAGCCATTAATTTATGGATAAGAAATGGTTCCACCGACGTGGAAGTGTTTGCATTGTATGGTATCGGTGGAGTGGGAAAGACAACCATTGCCAAATATGTTTACAACACGAACTTCCAGCTATTTGAAGGTCACAGTTTTATAGAAAGCATAAGAGAATATTCTGAACGGTCTGATGGTATAGTGTGTTTACAAAGACAACTTCTTTCAGATATTTCCAAGGGAAAGGCACCAACAATCAACAGTCTTAATGATGGTATTCGCAAGATAAAAGCTGCCGTTTGTAGTAGGAAATTGCTGGTAGTCTTAGATGATGTTGATCAGGCTGAACAATTAGATGCAATCTTTGGAATGCGAGAGTGGTTTTACCCGGGAAGCAAAATTATTCTTACAACTCGGAATGTGGCTTTGCTTGAAGCTCATGAACCTTGTACAAGACATGATGTTCAAACACTGAACCTTATGGATTCTTTGGAGTTGTTCAGCTGGCATGCATTTGGAGACAGTCTTCCCCCAGAGCACTACAAAGAGCACTCAAAGAGGATATTAGAACAATGTCAAGGTCTTCCTTTAGCCCTTAAAGTTATTGGTGCTTCTCTACATGGCAAGAAGGTGGATGTTTGGAAGAGTGCAATAGAGAAATTGGAAGTTATTCCTCACTCCAATGTCCAGAAGATATTGCGAATAAGCTACGATTCCTTGCAAGATGACCATGACAGAGATTTGTTTCTTGAGATTGCCTGTTTCTATAATGGGGAGGCCAAGTCGTGGGTGGTTGGGGTATTGGATGAATGCAATTATTACACGATAATTGGAATTGAAAATCTGATTGATAGATGtctgttaaaaattgaaaatgaaaagcTCAGAATGCATCACTCAATCCAGAGCATGGGCAGAGAAATTATTTGTCAGCAATCACGTAGAGAACCAGGGAAGCGGAGTAGACTTTGGTATTATAAAGACTCCCTTGAAGTACTAGCGAATGAAATG GGGTCTGGAGCTATTGAAGGCCTATCGCTAGACTTGAACATGACTAGTACATATCAGAATGAGTTAAATACAACAGCTTTTTCCATGATGCACAATCTCAGACTACTTAAGCTCAATAATGTGCGGCTAGGTGGAGGTTACAAACAATTCCCTAAAAAATTGAAATGGTTATCTTGGAAAAATTTCTCCTCAAGATGTTTACCGGATGGCTTCCCTTTGAGCAGCTTAGTTGCAATCGAAATGCAAAGTAGTAAGTTGGAAAAATTGGTTCACAGAGACATG CTACTCAGATCACTGAAGTTTCTAAATTTGAGCCACTGCCATGACCTTGTTGAAACTCCCAACTTTGCTACACTTTGTGTTCTGGAGCAATTGATCCTTGAAGATTGTGTGAGTTTAGTCGAGATTGATGAATCTATTAGAATGGCTGAAGGACTTGTCTTGTTGGATTTAAAGGACTGCAAACTTTTGAAGGGGCTtccaaaaaatatatgcatGCTAAAGTATCTGGAAACACTGATCATCTCAGGTTGTTCAAATCTTGGAATGCACCCTGTAGATAAGAGAAAAATGGAATCCTTGAAAGTTTTTATTGCTAATGGAATTGATTTCGGTAATTCAAGAATAGGTCCCCCATTATCATTGACTTCTTTACCATGCAACTACATTACTAGATTGAGTTTGGTAAATTGCAATCTACATGATAATGCTTTCCCCACGGATTTCTGTTTCACATCGTCAATGGAGTTCTTAAGCTTGAGTCGGAACCCAATCCGCTTCCTACCAGATTGCTTTAAAGGTCTGAAAAGACTCGGGCTTCTACAATTGATTAAATGCAACCGGCTTCAAGTGCTTGATTTACCATGCAAAATTGAGACACTTTCGGCTTTTGACTGCCCATTATTGGAGAAAATCATATCCAATGAGCCAAGCTcacattttgaaaaatattactcTCCGTTCCTATGCAAGAAGCTAACTGAAATGGACACCAAATTCAAGATTGTACCAATCGGAAAAATAGATAAGAATTTTATCAGCAAATGTGGTATCGATGATGTGGAAGCCAAGAAAATAATGCAGATAAAGTTATTCAATAACTTCACTGGTATCATCACAAAATGTCCAATCCAG GGAATATTTCAGGATTTGTTTAACGGCAAGGCATTCAGCATTTTTTACCCTGGAAACAATGTTCCAGATGTTTTCACAAGTCAACGCAACTCATCTGCGGTGTCCTTTACTGTATCTCATTCTAAACTCAGATATTTAAACACCTGCATCGTGTACAATTTCAACACAAAACACCATAATCTCTTAAGGAACCTTGCGATAATGCAAAGATTCTTTCTGATACTCAACAACAGGACCAAGgataaaataatcatatatgGTCCAGCCTGTCATGGCATTTCTGAGGGAGTTGAATATACAACATGGTTAAGCCATTGGAAATTGGGTAGTCACGAGGCAGGACCTGGAGACGAGATTAGTATTTCAGTATATAATAGAGATGATGCTGATACCATTTTTGAGGTGAAAGAGATTGGCTTCAATCTTGGGTACGAAGAGGCAGGTGTCGATTCAGCCTGTGATGATACTTGTCAGTTTGTCATATCTGTCAAACAACAGCCATCAGAATATCACGGAACAACACAGCTATACTTTCTTGGTGATCACGGAGTACATGCTGATAGTCTAATGAAGAAAATATTACTCTGA
- the LOC108202498 gene encoding disease resistance protein RUN1-like isoform X3, whose amino-acid sequence MDKLKLWRAALAQVGNLGGMTLQNETNGYESKFIQKIVNVVNDKVNHDILSITHHLVGINASTQAINLWIRNGSTDVEVFALYGIGGVGKTTIAKYVYNTNFQLFEGHSFIESIREYSERSDGIVCLQRQLLSDISKGKAPTINSLNDGIRKIKAAVCSRKLLVVLDDVDQAEQLDAIFGMREWFYPGSKIILTTRNVALLEAHEPCTRHDVQTLNLMDSLELFSWHAFGDSLPPEHYKEHSKRILEQCQGLPLALKVIGASLHGKKVDVWKSAIEKLEVIPHSNVQKILRISYDSLQDDHDRDLFLEIACFYNGEAKSWVVGVLDECNYYTIIGIENLIDRCLLKIENEKLRMHHSIQSMGREIICQQSRREPGKRSRLWYYKDSLEVLANEMGSGAIEGLSLDLNMTSTYQNELNTTAFSMMHNLRLLKLNNVRLGGGYKQFPKKLKWLSWKNFSSRCLPDGFPLSSLVAIEMQSSKLEKLVHRDMLLRSLKFLNLSHCHDLVETPNFATLCVLEQLILEDCVSLVEIDESIRMAEGLVLLDLKDCKLLKGLPKNICMLKYLETLIISGCSNLGMHPVDKRKMESLKVFIANGIDFGNSRIGPPLSLTSLPCNYITRLSLVNCNLHDNAFPTDFCFTSSMEFLSLSRNPIRFLPDCFKGLKRLGLLQLIKCNRLQVLDLPCKIETLSAFDCPLLEKIISNEPSSHFEKYYSPFLCKKLTEMDTKFKIVPIGKIDKNFISKCGIDDVEAKKIMQIKLFNNFTGIITKCPIQGIFQDLFNGKAFSIFYPGNNVPDVFTSQRNSSAVSFTVSHSKLRYLNTCIVYNFNTKHHNLLRNLAIMQRFFLILNNRTKDKIIIYGPACHGISEGVEYTTWLSHWKLGSHEAGPGDEISISVYNRDDADTIFEVKEIGFNLGYEEAGVDSACDDTCQFVISVKQQPSEYHGTTQLYFLGDHGVHADSLMKKILL is encoded by the exons ATGGATAAATTGAAACTATGGAGGGCTGCTCTTGCTCAGGTTGGCAACTTAGGAGGCATGACTTTGCAGAACGAAACAAATGG GTACGAATCaaaatttattcagaaaatagtCAATGTCGTCAATGATAAGGTGAATCATGACATCTTAAGTATCACACACCATCTTGTTGGAATTAATGCTTCAACACAAGCCATTAATTTATGGATAAGAAATGGTTCCACCGACGTGGAAGTGTTTGCATTGTATGGTATCGGTGGAGTGGGAAAGACAACCATTGCCAAATATGTTTACAACACGAACTTCCAGCTATTTGAAGGTCACAGTTTTATAGAAAGCATAAGAGAATATTCTGAACGGTCTGATGGTATAGTGTGTTTACAAAGACAACTTCTTTCAGATATTTCCAAGGGAAAGGCACCAACAATCAACAGTCTTAATGATGGTATTCGCAAGATAAAAGCTGCCGTTTGTAGTAGGAAATTGCTGGTAGTCTTAGATGATGTTGATCAGGCTGAACAATTAGATGCAATCTTTGGAATGCGAGAGTGGTTTTACCCGGGAAGCAAAATTATTCTTACAACTCGGAATGTGGCTTTGCTTGAAGCTCATGAACCTTGTACAAGACATGATGTTCAAACACTGAACCTTATGGATTCTTTGGAGTTGTTCAGCTGGCATGCATTTGGAGACAGTCTTCCCCCAGAGCACTACAAAGAGCACTCAAAGAGGATATTAGAACAATGTCAAGGTCTTCCTTTAGCCCTTAAAGTTATTGGTGCTTCTCTACATGGCAAGAAGGTGGATGTTTGGAAGAGTGCAATAGAGAAATTGGAAGTTATTCCTCACTCCAATGTCCAGAAGATATTGCGAATAAGCTACGATTCCTTGCAAGATGACCATGACAGAGATTTGTTTCTTGAGATTGCCTGTTTCTATAATGGGGAGGCCAAGTCGTGGGTGGTTGGGGTATTGGATGAATGCAATTATTACACGATAATTGGAATTGAAAATCTGATTGATAGATGtctgttaaaaattgaaaatgaaaagcTCAGAATGCATCACTCAATCCAGAGCATGGGCAGAGAAATTATTTGTCAGCAATCACGTAGAGAACCAGGGAAGCGGAGTAGACTTTGGTATTATAAAGACTCCCTTGAAGTACTAGCGAATGAAATG GGGTCTGGAGCTATTGAAGGCCTATCGCTAGACTTGAACATGACTAGTACATATCAGAATGAGTTAAATACAACAGCTTTTTCCATGATGCACAATCTCAGACTACTTAAGCTCAATAATGTGCGGCTAGGTGGAGGTTACAAACAATTCCCTAAAAAATTGAAATGGTTATCTTGGAAAAATTTCTCCTCAAGATGTTTACCGGATGGCTTCCCTTTGAGCAGCTTAGTTGCAATCGAAATGCAAAGTAGTAAGTTGGAAAAATTGGTTCACAGAGACATG CTACTCAGATCACTGAAGTTTCTAAATTTGAGCCACTGCCATGACCTTGTTGAAACTCCCAACTTTGCTACACTTTGTGTTCTGGAGCAATTGATCCTTGAAGATTGTGTGAGTTTAGTCGAGATTGATGAATCTATTAGAATGGCTGAAGGACTTGTCTTGTTGGATTTAAAGGACTGCAAACTTTTGAAGGGGCTtccaaaaaatatatgcatGCTAAAGTATCTGGAAACACTGATCATCTCAGGTTGTTCAAATCTTGGAATGCACCCTGTAGATAAGAGAAAAATGGAATCCTTGAAAGTTTTTATTGCTAATGGAATTGATTTCGGTAATTCAAGAATAGGTCCCCCATTATCATTGACTTCTTTACCATGCAACTACATTACTAGATTGAGTTTGGTAAATTGCAATCTACATGATAATGCTTTCCCCACGGATTTCTGTTTCACATCGTCAATGGAGTTCTTAAGCTTGAGTCGGAACCCAATCCGCTTCCTACCAGATTGCTTTAAAGGTCTGAAAAGACTCGGGCTTCTACAATTGATTAAATGCAACCGGCTTCAAGTGCTTGATTTACCATGCAAAATTGAGACACTTTCGGCTTTTGACTGCCCATTATTGGAGAAAATCATATCCAATGAGCCAAGCTcacattttgaaaaatattactcTCCGTTCCTATGCAAGAAGCTAACTGAAATGGACACCAAATTCAAGATTGTACCAATCGGAAAAATAGATAAGAATTTTATCAGCAAATGTGGTATCGATGATGTGGAAGCCAAGAAAATAATGCAGATAAAGTTATTCAATAACTTCACTGGTATCATCACAAAATGTCCAATCCAG GGAATATTTCAGGATTTGTTTAACGGCAAGGCATTCAGCATTTTTTACCCTGGAAACAATGTTCCAGATGTTTTCACAAGTCAACGCAACTCATCTGCGGTGTCCTTTACTGTATCTCATTCTAAACTCAGATATTTAAACACCTGCATCGTGTACAATTTCAACACAAAACACCATAATCTCTTAAGGAACCTTGCGATAATGCAAAGATTCTTTCTGATACTCAACAACAGGACCAAGgataaaataatcatatatgGTCCAGCCTGTCATGGCATTTCTGAGGGAGTTGAATATACAACATGGTTAAGCCATTGGAAATTGGGTAGTCACGAGGCAGGACCTGGAGACGAGATTAGTATTTCAGTATATAATAGAGATGATGCTGATACCATTTTTGAGGTGAAAGAGATTGGCTTCAATCTTGGGTACGAAGAGGCAGGTGTCGATTCAGCCTGTGATGATACTTGTCAGTTTGTCATATCTGTCAAACAACAGCCATCAGAATATCACGGAACAACACAGCTATACTTTCTTGGTGATCACGGAGTACATGCTGATAGTCTAATGAAGAAAATATTACTCTGA